A single genomic interval of Stieleria maiorica harbors:
- a CDS encoding DUF1552 domain-containing protein, translated as MNRHRPPRPVVRRRSILQAAGISIALPAFDSLRNRAAAAESDAPSATSSPAPRRMVCIGNMLGFYPEAFWPEQTDDVNASGGGDGSAGLSTTLASLAPHSGDFTVIGGLDHGLKGGHFAIHAFLSGVRSVDAKSMPDGNITLDQLAAETIGGQTRFASLTVGSDSGIHGGCQMSWSRSGTRVPPITGPRELFEKLFVGIAAADKQRAADRFRMKESILDAVRGDANSISKQLNRRDAQKLDEYLTSIRDVERRLGDSKQWIDIEKPPAPFDAPNNTNMVDDLPMLYELIALALQTDSTRIATLEIGGDFEARDFGFKSGYHSLSHHGQREESIEALKTIEAYQVEQFSRFLTKLRETECGESNLLQQTSVLFGSGMGNANSHTNTNLPIVVAGGGLRHRDPMWFDRSSPHRPPLTNLFLTLLHRFGVPADRFSTSTGTLTGLELV; from the coding sequence ATGAATCGCCACCGTCCCCCGCGTCCGGTTGTCCGTCGCCGATCGATCCTGCAGGCCGCTGGTATTTCGATCGCACTGCCTGCCTTCGATTCGCTTCGTAACCGCGCCGCCGCGGCGGAATCGGATGCCCCGTCTGCGACTTCCTCACCGGCACCGCGGCGGATGGTTTGCATCGGCAATATGCTGGGGTTTTACCCGGAAGCGTTTTGGCCGGAGCAAACCGACGATGTGAATGCGAGTGGCGGTGGCGATGGTTCGGCGGGTTTGTCGACGACGCTTGCGTCCCTGGCGCCCCACAGCGGCGATTTCACCGTGATCGGTGGTCTGGACCACGGGCTGAAAGGAGGCCACTTTGCGATTCACGCGTTCTTGTCGGGGGTGCGCAGCGTGGACGCGAAATCGATGCCCGACGGAAACATCACGCTGGACCAGTTGGCCGCCGAAACGATCGGCGGGCAGACTCGATTTGCCTCCTTGACCGTCGGTAGCGATTCGGGGATCCATGGCGGCTGCCAAATGTCGTGGAGCCGTTCGGGAACACGTGTGCCACCGATCACCGGGCCGCGGGAGTTGTTCGAAAAACTGTTCGTCGGAATCGCTGCGGCAGACAAACAGCGGGCCGCCGATCGGTTCCGGATGAAGGAGTCCATCCTCGATGCGGTCCGTGGTGACGCCAACAGCATTTCGAAACAACTCAATCGTCGCGACGCCCAAAAGCTGGACGAATACCTGACCTCGATCCGCGACGTCGAACGCCGGCTCGGGGACAGCAAACAATGGATCGACATCGAGAAACCGCCGGCGCCGTTCGACGCCCCGAACAACACCAACATGGTCGACGACCTGCCGATGTTGTACGAGCTGATCGCTCTGGCACTGCAAACCGATTCGACTCGAATTGCAACCTTGGAAATCGGTGGGGATTTCGAAGCCCGCGATTTCGGGTTCAAAAGCGGCTACCACTCGCTTTCGCACCACGGCCAACGCGAAGAGTCGATCGAGGCGCTCAAGACGATCGAGGCCTATCAGGTCGAACAATTCTCTCGTTTCTTGACCAAGCTTCGTGAAACCGAATGCGGCGAATCGAATCTGTTGCAGCAAACCTCGGTGCTGTTCGGAAGTGGGATGGGCAATGCGAATTCCCACACCAACACGAATCTGCCGATCGTCGTCGCCGGCGGAGGACTGCGCCATCGCGATCCGATGTGGTTTGACCGATCGAGCCCGCATCGACCGCCGCTGACCAACCTGTTCTTGACCTTGCTGCACCGCTTCGGAGTCCCCGCCGACCGTTTCTCGACCAGCACCGGCACCTTGACGGGTTTGGAGTTGGTTTGA
- a CDS encoding PAS domain-containing protein: MRKPSPQAMFFGRIADPRDVLRMFELTPDTFVFVKDEEGRFMAANRATCARCGASNESELIGSTDEKFLHPEIARSYREDDKRVFRTGKAIVNRLELFYDEQRRLDWFLTTKLPLRDQRGRVIGVMGMTRRAEQRTMHESVREVVAAVDFAREHCNHVSTTAEMADALCLS, from the coding sequence ATGCGAAAACCATCACCCCAGGCCATGTTTTTCGGCCGCATTGCGGATCCGCGAGATGTGCTGCGAATGTTCGAACTCACGCCAGATACATTCGTCTTTGTCAAGGACGAGGAGGGCCGATTCATGGCGGCGAATCGAGCCACGTGCGCACGATGTGGTGCCAGCAATGAGTCTGAGCTGATTGGTTCCACCGATGAAAAGTTCCTGCATCCCGAGATCGCGAGGTCCTATCGCGAAGACGACAAGCGTGTGTTTCGCACTGGAAAGGCGATCGTCAATCGGCTCGAGCTCTTTTACGATGAGCAGCGGCGATTGGACTGGTTTCTTACCACAAAGCTGCCGTTGCGAGATCAGCGGGGACGGGTCATTGGTGTCATGGGGATGACTCGCCGAGCTGAACAGCGAACGATGCATGAGAGCGTGCGAGAGGTTGTAGCGGCCGTGGACTTTGCGCGGGAGCACTGCAATCACGTATCAACTACTGCCGAAATGGCTGACGCCCTATGCCTCTCGTAA
- a CDS encoding protein kinase domain-containing protein, with protein MFLIGLSFAPGTTTSIDGDMESTLPEQLGIWRLGSSLRTGASFCVSFAQPVDAVGSPRWDYAMKVATAPEGRLGIASSIAAGAVIRHPNVVPVLDGDASGDRPYLTMPMLDGRTMKWHLSSGPRKPLPVALWLIRQVCQGLAAMHAAGWTHGDVKPDNVMVGSNGHVTLIDLAFAHRGTLDPSAPFRGTRKYAAPELLVNASAGTPASDLFAAGRMLWEWLARVETSNEQVLSPVCELVECMVDETPENRPSAAEVTATLLRMEIDTLGEHIVPTVQRRAA; from the coding sequence ATGTTCCTAATCGGCCTTTCTTTTGCCCCTGGAACGACCACATCGATCGACGGCGACATGGAATCAACGCTGCCTGAACAACTGGGAATCTGGCGACTGGGATCAAGTCTGCGCACTGGAGCATCGTTTTGCGTCAGTTTCGCCCAGCCGGTCGACGCCGTCGGCAGCCCGCGCTGGGACTATGCGATGAAAGTGGCGACGGCGCCCGAAGGCCGCTTGGGGATCGCCAGTTCGATCGCCGCGGGGGCCGTGATCCGGCACCCCAACGTGGTTCCCGTACTCGACGGCGACGCATCCGGTGATCGGCCGTACCTGACGATGCCGATGTTGGATGGCCGGACGATGAAATGGCATCTGTCCAGCGGTCCGCGAAAGCCGTTGCCGGTCGCGTTGTGGTTGATCCGCCAAGTCTGTCAGGGGCTCGCCGCGATGCATGCCGCCGGATGGACGCACGGCGACGTCAAACCCGACAACGTGATGGTGGGAAGCAACGGGCACGTGACGCTGATCGACTTGGCCTTTGCTCACCGAGGCACCCTGGACCCGTCGGCGCCGTTCCGTGGAACGCGAAAATACGCCGCGCCCGAGTTGTTGGTCAACGCATCGGCCGGCACTCCGGCGAGCGATCTGTTTGCCGCCGGCCGCATGCTCTGGGAATGGCTCGCCCGCGTCGAAACGAGCAACGAACAGGTGCTCAGCCCGGTCTGCGAGCTGGTCGAATGCATGGTCGACGAGACCCCGGAAAACCGCCCGTCGGCGGCCGAGGTCACCGCAACGTTGCTGCGGATGGAAATCGACACCCTCGGCGAACACATCGTCCCCACGGTCCAACGCCGCGCGGCATAA
- a CDS encoding sulfatase-like hydrolase/transferase: MIQFLATTQAGCRRLFPRHLLHRTATLAFIAVVGQLTQTPFFSVAKADSASRPNIVLILADDLGYGDVGCYGQRIAKTPNIDALAKQGVRFTQHYSNGPECSPTRTALLTGRYQQRVGGLECAIGTGNVGRYDDAIRLAEQHELGLPVDHAVLPSMLTSAGYRCGLFGKWHLGYETKFNPMEYGWDEFVGYLGGNVHYFNHQELSDLHVLFRGRQPIERDGYMTHLITDDSIEFIKRHKDQPFFAYVAHECPHFPYQGPGDKDKVVIEENWMALDSSAYVAMIEDLDSEVGRILKTLDEQGIADNTIVIFASDNGGFAGAADMGPLRGSKGTTYEGGVRVPLVVRWPNRIRGGTVSDQVCVTFDLTRSILALAGADQSHLQLEGIDILSHVADQRADVARTLFWRGRRAKRTWTAVREGDLKLVRKLEDTKVQQWLYNLADDLSESNDLAASRPQDVKRLELLIDHWEKDVRPLR, from the coding sequence ATGATTCAATTCCTTGCCACGACGCAGGCCGGTTGCCGCCGGTTATTCCCACGTCATTTGCTGCATAGAACAGCTACACTCGCCTTCATAGCAGTTGTCGGCCAGTTAACGCAAACCCCGTTTTTTTCCGTCGCAAAAGCCGATTCGGCGAGCCGTCCAAACATCGTACTAATACTTGCCGATGATCTGGGCTATGGCGACGTGGGGTGTTACGGACAGCGGATTGCCAAAACGCCCAACATCGACGCGTTGGCGAAGCAAGGTGTGCGATTTACGCAGCACTATTCCAACGGCCCGGAGTGCAGTCCGACTCGCACGGCACTGTTGACCGGGCGTTACCAGCAACGTGTCGGTGGGCTGGAGTGCGCGATCGGCACCGGCAACGTGGGACGCTATGACGATGCGATCCGATTGGCCGAGCAGCATGAGTTGGGGTTGCCGGTCGATCATGCGGTCTTGCCGAGCATGCTGACGTCGGCCGGCTATCGGTGCGGTCTGTTCGGCAAGTGGCACTTGGGTTACGAAACCAAATTCAACCCGATGGAATATGGTTGGGACGAATTCGTCGGCTACCTGGGCGGCAACGTCCACTACTTCAACCATCAAGAACTGAGTGACTTGCATGTCCTGTTTCGCGGCCGACAGCCGATCGAGCGCGACGGTTACATGACGCACTTGATCACCGACGATAGCATCGAGTTTATCAAGCGACACAAAGACCAGCCCTTCTTCGCCTATGTCGCCCACGAGTGCCCACACTTTCCCTACCAAGGCCCCGGCGACAAGGACAAGGTCGTGATCGAGGAGAATTGGATGGCGTTGGATTCGTCGGCGTACGTCGCCATGATCGAGGACCTGGACTCGGAGGTCGGCCGGATTCTCAAAACGCTCGATGAACAAGGGATCGCTGACAACACTATCGTGATCTTCGCGTCTGATAACGGCGGGTTTGCCGGCGCGGCAGACATGGGGCCGCTTCGCGGCAGCAAGGGCACGACGTACGAAGGTGGGGTCCGTGTGCCGCTGGTGGTGCGTTGGCCGAATCGCATCCGCGGCGGGACGGTCAGCGATCAGGTGTGTGTGACCTTCGATTTGACGCGATCGATCCTGGCCTTGGCCGGAGCCGATCAATCGCATCTTCAACTGGAAGGCATTGACATCTTGTCGCATGTCGCCGACCAACGCGCGGACGTTGCTCGCACGCTGTTCTGGCGCGGCCGACGTGCAAAAAGGACGTGGACGGCGGTGCGTGAGGGAGATCTGAAATTGGTCCGCAAGCTTGAGGACACGAAGGTGCAGCAATGGTTGTATAATCTGGCCGATGATCTGAGCGAAAGCAACGATCTTGCCGCCTCACGACCGCAAGATGTCAAGCGGCTGGAGCTTTTGATCGACCACTGGGAGAAAGACGTGCGACCGCTTCGCTGA
- a CDS encoding MarR family winged helix-turn-helix transcriptional regulator, with protein MKESTQQERELPLALRAAYMALHRNTEAAFAQHGVTADQFVLLLALSEGQALTQRELADRISSDPSTVRAMLVLLEKMELIQRASHPTDSRAKTVALTASGRRKLRKLWKAGQSIRDEMYGCMTPDEADTLIRQLRNITSTLNQEKSLV; from the coding sequence ATGAAGGAATCCACACAGCAAGAGCGAGAGTTGCCATTAGCATTGCGTGCGGCCTACATGGCGCTTCACCGCAACACGGAAGCAGCGTTTGCTCAGCATGGCGTGACCGCTGACCAATTTGTGCTTCTATTGGCACTCTCCGAGGGCCAAGCATTAACGCAGCGTGAACTAGCGGACCGAATCTCCTCTGACCCGAGTACGGTCCGAGCGATGCTGGTGTTGCTGGAGAAGATGGAACTGATCCAAAGGGCAAGCCACCCAACCGATTCCCGAGCAAAAACCGTAGCACTGACTGCGAGCGGAAGGCGAAAGCTGCGCAAGCTTTGGAAGGCCGGGCAATCCATCCGCGATGAAATGTACGGCTGCATGACGCCGGATGAGGCGGACACGTTGATCCGCCAGTTAAGAAACATCACTTCCACGCTCAATCAAGAAAAGTCACTCGTTTAG
- a CDS encoding Gfo/Idh/MocA family protein: protein MKPQTRFNRRDFLQTTAAATAAGVFIGTSSASRAQDSPNERPVFATIGLRNQGWTITDKSTKFADFAAFADVDAKVLGAINEKLEKKTGKKAEGYKDYREVLDRKDIDAVMIATPDHWHTKISVEAMLAGKDVYCEKPLTLTIDEGKLIEKIVKQTGRVFQVGTMQRTENEHRFLKAIALIRDGRIGEIRKVTCGINGATGSPVIPAIDPPEGLDWDMWLGPAPKVPYRAGTEMRQGYGGGVPLYTNCHYAWRNWYETSGGQMNDWGAHHVDIATWALGASETGPDKVTPVSYSLPVEYKDGYPTVSDQYNSPTKFEIHVNMPGDIPMIITSEGDNGILFEGTKGRFFVNRGRLAGKPVEDLETNPLPEDAVEKVYGGPVSENHTANFIEGMRAREQPISDVWTHNRMLETCHLANIAIRLGRELNWDPTKREIIGDDEANSFLSRESRNGFEIDM, encoded by the coding sequence ATGAAGCCGCAAACAAGATTCAACCGACGTGATTTTCTTCAAACGACAGCCGCCGCCACTGCGGCCGGCGTCTTTATAGGTACCAGCTCCGCTTCTCGCGCGCAAGACTCGCCGAATGAACGTCCCGTTTTCGCCACGATTGGACTGCGAAACCAAGGCTGGACGATCACGGACAAGTCAACCAAGTTTGCAGACTTCGCGGCATTTGCCGACGTCGATGCCAAGGTGCTGGGAGCGATCAACGAAAAGCTCGAGAAGAAAACCGGCAAGAAAGCGGAGGGGTACAAGGACTACCGCGAAGTGCTTGACCGCAAGGACATCGACGCAGTGATGATCGCAACACCAGATCACTGGCATACCAAGATCTCCGTCGAAGCGATGCTTGCTGGCAAAGATGTGTACTGCGAGAAGCCGCTGACCTTGACGATCGACGAAGGCAAGTTGATCGAAAAGATCGTCAAACAAACCGGGCGAGTGTTCCAAGTCGGAACCATGCAGCGGACGGAAAACGAACACCGATTCCTCAAAGCCATCGCACTGATCCGTGATGGACGGATCGGCGAGATCCGAAAGGTGACTTGTGGGATCAACGGCGCAACCGGTTCGCCAGTGATCCCTGCGATCGATCCTCCTGAAGGCCTCGATTGGGACATGTGGCTCGGCCCAGCACCTAAGGTTCCATATAGAGCGGGGACCGAAATGCGTCAGGGCTATGGTGGCGGCGTACCGCTCTACACCAATTGTCACTATGCGTGGCGCAATTGGTACGAAACCTCCGGTGGCCAAATGAATGACTGGGGTGCTCACCACGTTGACATTGCGACGTGGGCATTGGGCGCGAGTGAAACCGGTCCAGATAAAGTGACGCCGGTCAGCTACTCATTGCCGGTCGAGTACAAGGATGGCTATCCGACGGTCAGCGATCAATACAACTCGCCGACAAAGTTCGAGATCCACGTGAACATGCCAGGCGACATTCCAATGATCATCACTAGCGAAGGTGACAACGGCATTCTGTTCGAAGGAACCAAGGGTCGATTCTTCGTTAATCGCGGAAGGCTGGCGGGCAAGCCGGTCGAAGATCTGGAAACCAACCCGTTGCCTGAGGACGCAGTGGAAAAAGTTTACGGCGGCCCTGTCAGCGAGAATCATACCGCCAACTTCATCGAAGGCATGCGAGCGCGTGAACAACCGATCTCCGATGTTTGGACACACAACCGGATGCTCGAAACTTGCCACTTGGCAAACATCGCGATCCGCTTGGGGCGTGAACTGAATTGGGATCCGACCAAGCGTGAGATCATCGGCGACGACGAAGCCAATTCGTTTCTCTCACGCGAAAGCCGTAATGGCTTTGAGATCGATATGTAG
- a CDS encoding XylR family transcriptional regulator, whose translation MLIETSNGYSRGLFEGVIAYTKVHGNWSVYLTEQERGASPPSWLRTWGGDGIIARIETDAIGRQLVQCGVPIVDLSAARHIKGVPWADTEDKAIAKLAFHHFAERGFRNLAYCGDAGFDWSLKRGQHFRQFAESEGYRFFEHQSVARYARTFNAVTEKQRIMNWIRELPRPIGIMGCYDFKAQEVLDACRQMRVPVPTEIAVLGVDNDHLICELSEPTLSSIIPDTKQTGFEAASLLDRMMDGETITDEQPLVTQPLGVKLRESTDTVAIEDEQIAKALQFIRRRASANIRVTDVLEQVDLSRRAFEHRFKKLVGVTPHEEIQRVRMNRAKELLRDTDLTVPQIANLLGFEHSEYLGAAFKREVGVSPGDYRRNSSHSPD comes from the coding sequence TTGCTTATCGAGACTTCAAACGGCTATAGCCGTGGGCTTTTTGAAGGTGTGATTGCCTACACAAAGGTCCATGGGAACTGGTCTGTTTATTTAACAGAACAGGAGCGTGGTGCCTCTCCCCCCAGTTGGCTCAGGACATGGGGAGGCGACGGGATCATCGCCAGAATCGAGACCGATGCAATCGGTCGTCAACTTGTTCAGTGCGGAGTTCCTATCGTCGACCTCAGTGCCGCAAGGCATATCAAAGGTGTTCCTTGGGCAGACACGGAAGACAAGGCGATTGCCAAACTCGCGTTCCATCACTTTGCCGAACGCGGGTTCCGCAATTTGGCTTACTGCGGAGATGCAGGATTTGATTGGTCACTCAAGCGTGGTCAACACTTTCGTCAGTTCGCTGAATCCGAAGGCTACCGCTTCTTCGAACATCAGTCCGTCGCACGTTACGCTCGAACGTTCAATGCTGTTACCGAAAAACAGCGAATCATGAACTGGATCCGTGAGCTGCCGCGTCCCATTGGGATCATGGGGTGTTACGACTTCAAGGCACAGGAAGTTCTCGATGCATGTCGACAAATGCGTGTTCCTGTTCCAACGGAAATTGCCGTTCTTGGAGTTGACAATGACCACTTGATATGTGAACTGTCGGAACCAACGCTTTCGAGCATCATCCCTGACACGAAACAAACCGGATTTGAGGCGGCAAGTCTGCTCGATCGTATGATGGACGGCGAAACGATCACCGATGAACAGCCACTGGTCACTCAACCACTGGGTGTGAAGCTTCGTGAGTCCACCGACACCGTCGCGATTGAAGACGAGCAAATTGCCAAGGCACTTCAGTTCATACGACGCAGGGCGTCAGCCAACATTCGCGTCACAGATGTCCTTGAACAAGTAGATCTTTCGCGCCGTGCTTTCGAGCATCGATTCAAGAAACTGGTGGGGGTGACACCACATGAAGAGATTCAACGAGTGCGAATGAATCGCGCCAAAGAACTACTGCGTGACACGGACCTGACGGTGCCCCAAATTGCCAATCTTTTGGGATTTGAGCATTCGGAATATCTCGGCGCTGCCTTCAAGCGGGAGGTGGGGGTTTCCCCGGGCGATTACCGACGAAACAGCTCTCACAGCCCTGATTGA
- a CDS encoding DUF1592 domain-containing protein, giving the protein MRRTSMTGLRQQQLLSWMFGCLIASVMIATPAFAVDANEFLRDYCVDCHNADDASGERQFETLDLSSAGPDTLITLQEIIDQLTLGDMPPEDADQPSGDDRQAAIERLTDTLQRLRQQSTSTGGQTVLRRLTRREYLSTVGDLFQLDMSMFDPTDRFPRDNTVEHLDNVGDALVTSGYLLEQYLDAAEKVVEKAFANLDPPEEQTWRFDGDFHQQPELKLAHRAAFNFRYLCLYDSPLADRPEGAYGPLEDFRQGVPTDGIYEIRVLAQALHRDTPYSESVLKIDLSEKFRLGIRPGNADAGSLHTMQPIQPLLAQRTIEDGDPQWYTMQVHLDRGITPRFTFENGLREVRPLHTRLHRMYSHLLPEHARGGSGIVRGRNVMLRYGQVPQIRIHEVAIRGPIFRQWPSRTLASVLPDGEFNPADVSKLTEAFARRAYRRPLKPGELDRLMVVYEIRRRDGREPMDAYKDTLKAVLCSPAFLYLHPDCRPESDQLSQHALAARLSYFLTGSMPDAMLRDLADSGQLDRAALLDQTRRLLADPRSDAMITGFTDAWLNLRALGEMPPDRDTFWRYYASNLQGDMKRETQAFLRHLIDGNASVIRWLDADYSYINRDLAKLYGVVDQVPAEGADEFRKVTFSDRRRGGLLGQASVLTVSANGIETSPVVRGVWMLENVLGTPPPPPPDDVPEIDPDVRGATSVRDLLEKHRSSAACNECHRKIDPLGFALECFDPIGELRNRYENKAPIDTSGKLPSGQTFAGVGELKRLLVERKAFFARAFTEKMLAYALGRRVELGDRATIDAILDRLAEQDYPTRELIEQIVLSDLFSRR; this is encoded by the coding sequence ATGCGGCGAACTTCGATGACGGGGCTGCGGCAACAACAGCTGCTGAGCTGGATGTTCGGCTGTTTGATCGCTTCGGTCATGATCGCGACGCCTGCCTTTGCAGTCGATGCAAACGAGTTTCTGCGCGACTACTGCGTCGATTGCCACAACGCCGACGATGCCAGCGGAGAGCGTCAGTTTGAAACGCTTGATTTATCGTCCGCCGGTCCCGACACATTGATCACGCTGCAAGAAATCATCGACCAGTTGACGCTCGGTGACATGCCGCCCGAAGACGCCGACCAACCGTCGGGTGACGATCGGCAGGCAGCGATCGAACGTTTGACCGACACACTGCAGCGATTGCGTCAACAGTCCACCAGCACCGGTGGGCAAACCGTGCTGCGCCGGCTGACGCGCCGAGAATACTTATCGACAGTCGGCGATCTGTTTCAATTGGACATGTCGATGTTTGATCCGACCGATCGCTTTCCACGCGATAACACGGTCGAGCACCTGGATAACGTCGGCGATGCGCTGGTGACGTCGGGGTACCTGCTGGAACAATACCTGGACGCAGCCGAAAAGGTCGTCGAAAAGGCTTTTGCGAACCTCGATCCACCCGAAGAGCAGACGTGGCGTTTCGACGGCGATTTTCACCAGCAACCCGAGCTGAAATTGGCGCACCGGGCGGCATTCAATTTTCGCTACCTGTGTCTGTACGATAGCCCGCTGGCCGACCGTCCCGAGGGTGCCTATGGGCCGCTGGAAGATTTCCGACAGGGCGTGCCGACGGACGGCATCTACGAAATCCGTGTGCTCGCCCAAGCCCTGCATCGTGACACGCCGTACTCCGAGTCGGTTCTGAAGATCGATTTGAGCGAAAAGTTTCGTCTGGGCATTCGGCCCGGCAACGCCGACGCGGGCAGCCTGCATACGATGCAGCCGATTCAACCATTGTTGGCCCAGCGGACGATCGAAGATGGCGACCCGCAGTGGTACACGATGCAGGTTCACTTGGACCGGGGAATCACGCCGCGATTCACCTTCGAAAACGGCTTGCGCGAAGTGCGACCGCTGCACACACGGCTGCACCGGATGTATTCCCATCTGCTTCCCGAGCACGCGCGGGGCGGAAGCGGGATCGTTCGCGGCCGGAACGTGATGTTGCGTTATGGCCAGGTCCCCCAGATCCGAATCCACGAAGTCGCGATCCGTGGCCCGATTTTTCGGCAGTGGCCCAGCCGCACCTTGGCGAGCGTTTTGCCCGACGGAGAGTTCAATCCGGCGGACGTGTCAAAGTTGACCGAAGCGTTCGCTCGCCGGGCCTATCGTCGGCCGCTCAAACCGGGTGAGTTGGATCGGTTGATGGTGGTGTACGAGATCCGCCGGCGAGATGGACGCGAACCGATGGATGCGTACAAGGACACACTCAAGGCCGTTCTGTGTTCGCCGGCATTTTTGTACCTGCACCCCGATTGTCGACCAGAATCCGATCAGTTGTCCCAGCATGCCCTGGCCGCGCGGTTGTCGTATTTTTTGACCGGATCGATGCCAGACGCAATGCTGCGAGACCTGGCCGACTCCGGGCAACTGGACCGAGCCGCATTGCTGGACCAAACTCGTCGATTGTTGGCCGATCCCCGGTCCGATGCGATGATCACCGGATTCACCGACGCCTGGTTGAACCTGCGTGCCCTGGGTGAAATGCCGCCCGACCGCGACACGTTTTGGCGTTATTACGCGTCGAATTTGCAGGGCGACATGAAACGCGAAACACAAGCGTTTTTGCGGCACTTGATCGATGGAAATGCATCGGTCATCCGCTGGTTGGACGCGGATTATTCGTACATCAATCGCGATCTGGCAAAGCTTTATGGCGTCGTCGATCAGGTGCCTGCCGAGGGCGCTGATGAATTCCGCAAAGTCACGTTTTCGGACCGGCGTCGCGGCGGATTGCTGGGCCAGGCGAGCGTGTTGACCGTCTCGGCCAACGGGATCGAAACCTCACCGGTCGTCCGCGGCGTTTGGATGCTGGAGAACGTCCTCGGCACGCCCCCGCCGCCACCACCGGACGATGTGCCGGAGATTGATCCCGATGTTCGCGGCGCGACATCGGTGCGTGACCTGCTGGAGAAACACCGCTCCTCGGCCGCCTGCAACGAATGTCATCGCAAGATCGATCCGCTGGGGTTTGCACTGGAGTGCTTTGACCCGATCGGTGAGCTGCGGAACCGATACGAGAACAAGGCACCGATCGACACCTCGGGCAAACTTCCCAGCGGGCAAACGTTTGCAGGCGTCGGAGAACTGAAAAGGCTGTTGGTCGAGCGGAAAGCGTTCTTTGCCCGTGCGTTCACCGAAAAGATGCTCGCCTATGCACTCGGCCGCCGCGTCGAATTGGGCGACCGGGCGACGATCGACGCGATTCTGGATCGGCTTGCCGAGCAAGACTATCCGACGCGTGAGTTGATCGAGCAAATCGTCCTCAGCGATTTGTTTTCGCGGCGGTAG
- a CDS encoding flavodoxin family protein, giving the protein MTKILVLYHSNTTNTQRMAELVAEGAQQLDETEVRLRSIEEADHADLEWCDGLALGSPTNYGCVSWQMKRWWDQQPIENWGKRDGKIGCVFSSAGAWGGGQEWTCMALLSILINYGFLVFGLTDYSGIKFSAHYGAISAGAPEEERVQEACRRLGRRLSEWTANMIHGRTEAHPLNQSYERFKDLGK; this is encoded by the coding sequence ATGACGAAGATTTTGGTCCTTTACCATTCCAATACCACGAACACTCAGCGTATGGCGGAGCTGGTGGCTGAAGGTGCGCAGCAGCTCGACGAGACTGAAGTCCGGCTGCGTAGCATTGAAGAGGCCGATCATGCGGATTTGGAATGGTGTGACGGACTCGCGCTTGGCTCTCCGACCAACTACGGCTGCGTGAGTTGGCAGATGAAACGGTGGTGGGACCAGCAACCCATTGAAAACTGGGGCAAACGCGACGGAAAGATCGGCTGCGTTTTTTCTTCCGCCGGAGCTTGGGGTGGCGGCCAGGAATGGACCTGCATGGCATTGCTGTCCATCCTGATCAACTACGGTTTTCTCGTTTTCGGCTTGACCGATTACTCCGGCATCAAGTTCTCGGCTCATTACGGAGCCATATCCGCGGGGGCACCTGAGGAGGAACGAGTTCAGGAGGCTTGTCGCCGACTCGGGAGAAGGTTATCCGAGTGGACGGCAAACATGATTCATGGACGAACGGAGGCACATCCTTTGAACCAGTCCTACGAACGTTTTAAAGACCTAGGCAAATAG
- a CDS encoding glutamate synthase-related protein: MEAIGPELRQHIVTNNDEERPFSREAMLAIRCIQAQRCHTGDCPAGIATQNRWLMGGLDPTDKANRFANYVVTMRKDLLQLGRACGVPHPCEVELKHFEILNDAFGTQSAEKLFGYPIA, from the coding sequence TTGGAAGCGATCGGGCCGGAGTTGCGGCAGCACATCGTCACCAACAACGACGAAGAGCGACCGTTCAGTCGTGAAGCGATGCTGGCGATCAGATGCATCCAAGCCCAGCGCTGTCATACCGGGGATTGCCCGGCGGGGATTGCCACTCAAAACCGCTGGCTGATGGGCGGATTGGATCCGACCGATAAAGCCAACCGGTTTGCCAACTATGTCGTGACAATGCGGAAAGACTTGCTGCAACTGGGCCGGGCCTGCGGCGTGCCGCATCCGTGCGAAGTTGAGCTAAAGCACTTTGAGATTCTGAACGATGCCTTCGGCACCCAATCGGCCGAGAAGCTGTTCGGTTACCCGATCGCGTAA